A single window of Deltaproteobacteria bacterium DNA harbors:
- a CDS encoding ParA family protein gives MKVIAIANHKGGVGKTTTAVNLSACLVDRGCEVLVIDLDPQGNATSHLGFSPNDFDKTINDVLIDSANREDINGIIVEHGTPGLFLIPANLAMSRADLSMSALIEKDHRLRKAIKRLRKNYDFVLIDCPPSLATLSVNAFFAADDIIIAVQTQPLALEAVRMIDETLFEVYSSRPDFPIVPYGLPTMHDKLTTVSSTVLEAINRKFHPNTFSPIHTNVKLKEASGYGKHIMEYDPVCPGATDYRRLAKEVIAIYEREKEEGRRYIIRNS, from the coding sequence GTGAAGGTAATTGCTATCGCGAACCATAAGGGCGGCGTCGGAAAGACGACGACGGCGGTGAATCTGTCCGCGTGCCTTGTGGACAGGGGGTGCGAGGTATTGGTTATAGACCTGGATCCGCAAGGGAACGCCACCTCTCATCTCGGTTTCAGCCCAAACGATTTCGATAAGACTATAAACGATGTGCTTATCGATTCGGCAAACAGGGAGGATATAAACGGGATTATAGTCGAGCACGGCACGCCGGGGCTTTTTCTTATTCCGGCCAATCTTGCGATGAGCAGGGCCGATCTTTCCATGTCGGCACTGATAGAGAAAGATCACAGGCTGAGGAAGGCTATAAAAAGGCTCAGGAAAAACTACGATTTTGTGCTCATAGACTGCCCGCCTTCACTCGCCACTCTTTCGGTAAACGCCTTTTTCGCGGCAGACGATATTATAATCGCGGTCCAGACCCAGCCCCTGGCTCTCGAAGCGGTAAGAATGATAGACGAAACACTTTTCGAGGTTTACTCGTCCAGGCCCGATTTTCCCATAGTCCCCTACGGGCTTCCGACAATGCATGACAAACTGACGACGGTGAGCAGCACGGTGCTTGAGGCTATAAACCGGAAGTTCCACCCAAACACCTTCTCTCCGATACACACGAACGTCAAGCTAAAGGAAGCGAGCGGCTACGGGAAACATATAATGGAGTATGACCCCGTGTGCCCCGGGGCCACCGATTACAGAAGGCTGGCCAAGGAAGTAATAGCAATTTATGAAAGGGAAAAAGAAGAAGGAAGAAGATACATCATCAGGAACTCCTAA
- a CDS encoding SRPBCC family protein has translation MKIVKVLIAAIVVLIVAIAAVGLLLPSSYQVERSIVIDAAPEEVHEYVGNLKKWDDWGPWKEEDPSMVVSLGEKTSGVGASQSWVGDSGTGALTITESSPSEGIRYDLLFDGGTYECTSSMTYDRLQDGRTEVTWEMSGDMGRSVTGGYFAVLMDSMVGNMFDKGLSNLKREVEENE, from the coding sequence ATGAAAATTGTGAAAGTCCTCATCGCGGCGATAGTCGTATTGATAGTAGCCATAGCGGCAGTTGGGCTTCTTTTGCCCTCGAGCTATCAAGTGGAGCGCTCGATTGTAATAGATGCAGCGCCTGAAGAGGTGCATGAATATGTGGGAAATCTGAAAAAATGGGATGACTGGGGCCCCTGGAAGGAAGAGGACCCGAGTATGGTGGTTTCACTTGGGGAGAAAACCTCAGGGGTGGGGGCGAGCCAGTCCTGGGTTGGGGATAGCGGAACCGGTGCTCTTACTATAACGGAGTCTTCGCCCTCGGAGGGGATCAGGTACGACCTTCTCTTTGACGGCGGCACTTATGAGTGTACGAGCTCGATGACATATGACCGCCTTCAGGACGGGCGGACTGAGGTGACGTGGGAGATGTCGGGCGATATGGGCAGGTCCGTTACGGGCGGATACTTCGCAGTGCTGATGGACTCGATGGTGGGAAATATGTTCGATAAGGGGCTTTCCAATCTGAAAAGGGAAGTCGAGGAGAACGAATAG